Proteins encoded in a region of the Cinclus cinclus chromosome 19, bCinCin1.1, whole genome shotgun sequence genome:
- the CACFD1 gene encoding calcium channel flower homolog, translated as MSSQDERFPAAAPEPAGASADEGMTWWYRWLCRIAGVIGGMSCAFAGLWNCVTINPLNIAAGVWMMLNAFILFLCEAPFCCQFIEFANAVSARADGLRAWQKAAFYCGMAVFPVMLSLTLTTLFGNAIAFATGVLYGLSALGKKGDAISYARIHQQQKQMDEEKLTGTLEGQAL; from the exons ATGAGCTCGCAGGATGAGCggttcccagcagcagcccccgAGCCTGCGGGCGCCTCCGCCGACGAGGGCATGACCTGGTGGTACAGGTGGCTCTGCAGGATTGCTGGGGTCATCGGGGGCATGT CCTGTGCCTTTGCTGGTCTCTGGAATTGTGTCACCATCAACCCCCTGAACATCGCAGCCGGCGTGTGGATGAT GCTCAACGCCTTCATCCTGTTCCTGTGTGAGGCCCCTTTCTGCTGCCAGTTCATCGAGTTCGCCAACGCCGTGTCCGCCAGGGCTGACGGGCTGCGAGCCTGGCAGAAAGCAGCTTTCTACTGCGG GATGGCCGTGTTCCCTGTGATGCTCAGCCTGACGCTGACCACGCTCTTCGGCAACGCCATCGCCTTCGCCACCGGCGTGCTCTACGGTCTCTCGGCTCTTGGGAAGAA GGGAGATGCCATTTCCTATGCCCGGATccaccagcagcagaagcagatggaTGAAGAGAAGCTCACGGGGACCCTGGAGGGACAGGCTCTCTGA